Proteins co-encoded in one Stomoxys calcitrans chromosome 5, idStoCalc2.1, whole genome shotgun sequence genomic window:
- the LOC106092260 gene encoding proteasome subunit alpha type-5 codes for MFLTRSEYDRGVNTFSPEGRLFQVEYAIEAIKLGSTAIGICTSEGVVLAVEKRITSSLMVPHTVEKIVEVDRHIGCATSGLMADARTLIERARVECQNHWFVYNERMSIESCAQAVSALAIQFGDSGDGGSAMSRPFGVAILFAGVEEGKPQLWHMDPSGTYIRYGAKAIGSGSEGAQQNLQDNFTPEMSLKDAIILALNTLKQVMEEKINSTNVEVMTMTPDKLFRMHTKEEVELIISDLA; via the exons ATGTTTCTTACTCGTTCTGAATATGACCGTGGAGTAAATACGTTTTCTCCAGAAGGACGTCTGTTTCAAGTTGAGTATGCAATCGAAGCCAttaaattgggatcaactgcgATTGGTATATGCACTTCTGAAG GCGTTGTGCTAGCGGTGGAGAAGAGAATTACATCCTCCTTAATGGTTCCACATACAGTTGAGAAAATAGTGGAAGTTGATAGACATATTGGCTGTGCCACATCCGGTTTAATGGCAGATGCTCGCACACTGATTGAAAGAGCAAGAGTGGAGTGCCAAAATCATTGGTTTGTCTATAATGAACGGATGTCAATTGAATCTTGTGCACAGGCTGTGTCTGCATTAGCCATTCAATTTGGCGACAGTGGTGATGGTGGCTCGGCAATGAGCAGGCCTTTTGGTGTAGCCATATTGTTTGCTGGCGTTGAAGAAGGTAAACCGCAATTGTGGCATATGGACCCATCTGGAACTTACATTCGCTATGGTGCTAAAGCTATTGGATCGGGTAGCGAGGGAGCACAACAAAACCTACAAGATAATTTTACGCCTGAAATGTCTTTAAAAGACGCAATTATCTTAGCACTTAACACATTGAAACAAGTGATGGAAGAGAAAATCAATTCAACCAATGTGGAAGTAATGACAATGACTCCCGACAAATTGTTCCGCATGCATACAAAAGAAGAAGTTGAACTTATTATTTCTGATTTAGCATAA